In Rhodoferax koreense, a genomic segment contains:
- a CDS encoding carbon starvation CstA family protein, with amino-acid sequence MQTLTQKITRHGVWALVALTGAGALATIALHRGETVNALWVVVAALAVYLIAYRYYSLFIADKVVSLDAKRATPAMRHNDGLDYVPTNKYVLFGHHFAAIAGAGPLVGPVLAAQMGYLPGMLWILAGVVFAGAVQDFLVLFISTRRDGRSLGDLIKSELGPIPGVIALFGTFMIMVIILAVLALIVVKALADSPWGTFTVGATIPLALFMGIYTRYIRPGKIGEVSVIGFVLLIASIVVGGQVAASETWAPLFTFDGKQLTWMLIGYGFIASVLPVWLLLAPRDYLSTFLKIGAILALAIGIVFIAPDLKMPAVTRFVDGSGPVWAGTLFPFLFITIACGAVSGFHALISSGTTPKLLENEKHARFIGYGAMLVESFVAIMALVAASIIEPGVYFAMNSPLAVLGPTAESAAQVISQWGFSVTPDMLIQTAKDVGETSIISRAGGAPTLAVGMAQIFSHMFGGKAMMGFWYHFAILFEALFILTAVDAGTRAGRFMLQDLLGTFVPSLKKTDSWISNGLATGLCVAAWGYFLYQGVVDPLGGINTLWPLFGISNQMLAGVALTLATVVLFKMKRERFAWVTLLPTAWLLACTMTAGWLKVFDASPKVGFLAHANKYQAAIDQGQLLAPAKSLEQMHRIVFNDYLDAGLCVFFMFVVVSIVAFGTRACLVARRSAKPTTREASGSMATA; translated from the coding sequence ATGCAAACCCTGACCCAAAAAATCACCCGCCACGGCGTGTGGGCCCTGGTCGCGCTGACCGGCGCCGGCGCCCTCGCCACCATCGCGCTGCATCGCGGCGAAACCGTCAACGCCCTGTGGGTGGTGGTGGCAGCACTCGCCGTCTACCTCATCGCCTACCGCTACTACAGCCTGTTCATCGCCGACAAGGTGGTCTCGCTCGACGCGAAGCGCGCCACGCCGGCCATGCGCCACAACGACGGGCTGGACTACGTGCCGACCAACAAGTACGTGCTGTTCGGCCACCACTTCGCCGCCATCGCGGGCGCCGGTCCGCTGGTCGGCCCGGTACTGGCCGCGCAGATGGGTTACCTGCCAGGCATGTTGTGGATCCTGGCCGGCGTGGTGTTCGCCGGCGCGGTGCAGGACTTCCTGGTGCTGTTCATCTCCACCCGGCGCGACGGCCGCTCGCTCGGCGACCTGATCAAGTCCGAGCTCGGACCGATCCCGGGCGTGATCGCGCTGTTCGGCACCTTCATGATCATGGTGATCATCCTGGCCGTGCTGGCGCTGATCGTGGTCAAGGCCCTGGCCGACAGCCCCTGGGGCACCTTCACCGTGGGCGCGACGATTCCGCTGGCGCTGTTCATGGGCATCTACACGCGCTACATCCGGCCCGGCAAGATCGGCGAGGTGTCGGTCATCGGCTTCGTGCTGCTGATCGCCTCCATCGTCGTCGGCGGCCAGGTGGCGGCCAGCGAGACCTGGGCACCGCTGTTCACCTTCGACGGCAAGCAACTCACCTGGATGCTGATCGGCTACGGCTTCATCGCCTCGGTGCTGCCGGTGTGGCTGCTGCTGGCGCCGCGCGACTACCTGTCGACCTTCCTGAAGATCGGCGCCATCCTGGCGCTGGCCATCGGCATCGTCTTCATCGCGCCCGACCTGAAGATGCCGGCCGTGACGCGTTTCGTCGACGGTAGCGGGCCGGTGTGGGCCGGCACGCTGTTCCCCTTCCTGTTCATCACCATCGCCTGCGGCGCGGTGTCGGGCTTCCATGCGCTGATCTCCTCGGGCACCACGCCGAAGCTGCTGGAGAACGAAAAACACGCGCGCTTCATCGGCTACGGCGCGATGCTGGTCGAATCCTTCGTGGCCATCATGGCGCTGGTGGCGGCGTCCATCATCGAGCCCGGCGTCTACTTCGCGATGAACAGCCCGCTGGCCGTGCTCGGCCCCACGGCCGAGAGCGCGGCACAGGTCATCTCGCAATGGGGTTTCAGTGTCACGCCCGACATGCTGATCCAGACCGCGAAAGACGTGGGCGAAACCAGCATCATCTCTCGCGCCGGCGGCGCCCCCACGCTGGCCGTGGGCATGGCGCAGATCTTCTCGCACATGTTCGGCGGCAAGGCCATGATGGGTTTCTGGTACCACTTCGCCATCCTGTTCGAAGCGCTGTTCATCCTGACCGCGGTGGACGCGGGCACGCGTGCCGGCCGCTTCATGCTGCAGGATTTGCTTGGTACCTTCGTGCCATCGCTGAAGAAGACGGACTCGTGGATCAGCAACGGCCTGGCCACCGGCCTGTGCGTCGCAGCCTGGGGCTACTTCCTGTACCAGGGCGTGGTCGATCCGCTGGGCGGCATCAACACGCTGTGGCCGCTGTTCGGCATCTCCAACCAGATGCTGGCCGGTGTGGCGCTGACGCTGGCCACCGTGGTGCTGTTCAAGATGAAGCGCGAGCGTTTCGCCTGGGTCACGCTGCTGCCGACCGCCTGGCTGCTGGCCTGCACCATGACCGCCGGCTGGCTCAAGGTGTTCGATGCCAGCCCCAAGGTCGGCTTCCTGGCGCATGCGAACAAGTACCAGGCCGCCATCGACCAGGGCCAGCTGCTCGCGCCGGCCAAGTCGCTGGAGCAGATGCACCGCATCGTCTTCAACGACTACCTCGACGCCGGCCTGTGTGTGTTCTTCATGTTCGTCGTGGTCAGCATCGTGGCCTTCGGCACCCGGGCCTGCCTGGTGGCGCGCCGCAGCGCCAAGCCGACCACGCGCGAAGCCAGCGGCAGCATGGCCACGGCCTGA
- a CDS encoding YbdD/YjiX family protein, which yields MLDQLSAVGKYLGQTARLMVGVPNYDTYAAHQRSRHPDAPVMSYEEFFRERQEARYGGKGRVGRCC from the coding sequence ATGCTCGATCAGCTTTCCGCCGTGGGCAAGTACCTGGGCCAGACCGCACGGCTGATGGTCGGCGTGCCCAACTACGACACCTATGCCGCGCACCAGCGCAGCCGGCACCCGGATGCGCCGGTGATGAGCTACGAGGAATTTTTCCGAGAGCGGCAGGAGGCGCGCTACGGCGGCAAGGGCCGGGTGGGGCGCTGCTGCTGA
- a CDS encoding aspartate carbamoyltransferase produces MQQQDFLRDAMRRLNLTRDAFSERLGVRRRALDTWLLPEASAESRSMPDMVSKFVGEILQNAPRGASAAGGGVDDRPLAQRMAADGRPHLLSVAQFDRDGLEDLFRVADTMQPIARRQKVTRVLEGAVLGSLFFEASTRTRVSFGAAFCRLGGTVCDTTGFTFSSMAKGESIYDTSRVMSGYVDALVVRHPEQGSVAEFARATNIPVINAGDGPGEHPSQAILDIYTIQREFSRLGKLVDGTHVAMVGDLKYGRTVHSLIRLLALYRGLKFTLIAPPSLEMPAYLLDLVARNGHVVEQTPSLEQGLRGADVVYATRIQKERFQGEEIEGYTPEFQVGKALVDAVCKPDTILMHPLPRDGRPGANDLSTDLNHDPRLAIFRQTDNGIAVRMALFAVLMGVEGQVARSMRDAAWRSPRHVGPDDAEFDEL; encoded by the coding sequence ATGCAACAACAGGACTTCCTGCGCGACGCCATGCGCCGCCTCAATCTCACCCGCGATGCATTTTCGGAGCGGCTGGGTGTGCGACGCCGCGCGCTCGACACCTGGCTGCTGCCGGAGGCATCGGCCGAGTCGCGCAGCATGCCGGACATGGTGAGCAAGTTCGTCGGCGAGATCCTGCAAAACGCGCCCCGCGGCGCATCGGCGGCCGGTGGCGGCGTGGACGACCGGCCGCTGGCGCAGCGCATGGCCGCCGACGGGAGGCCGCACCTGCTCTCCGTGGCCCAGTTCGACCGCGACGGCCTGGAGGACCTGTTCCGCGTGGCCGACACCATGCAGCCCATTGCGCGCCGCCAGAAAGTGACGCGGGTGCTCGAAGGCGCGGTGCTCGGCAGCCTGTTCTTCGAGGCCAGCACGCGCACACGCGTGAGTTTCGGCGCGGCCTTCTGTCGGCTGGGCGGCACGGTGTGCGACACCACGGGCTTTACCTTTTCGTCGATGGCCAAGGGTGAGTCGATCTACGACACCAGCCGCGTCATGAGCGGTTATGTCGATGCGCTGGTGGTGCGCCACCCCGAGCAGGGCTCGGTGGCCGAATTCGCGCGGGCCACCAACATCCCGGTAATCAACGCGGGCGACGGCCCGGGCGAACACCCGAGCCAGGCCATTCTCGACATCTACACCATCCAGCGCGAATTCTCGCGGCTCGGCAAACTGGTGGACGGCACCCATGTGGCGATGGTGGGCGACCTGAAGTACGGCCGCACGGTGCATTCGCTGATCCGGCTGCTCGCGCTCTACCGCGGCCTGAAGTTCACGCTGATCGCCCCGCCGTCGCTCGAGATGCCGGCCTACCTGCTCGACCTGGTGGCCCGCAACGGCCATGTGGTGGAGCAGACGCCATCGCTGGAGCAAGGCCTGCGCGGCGCCGACGTGGTTTACGCCACGCGCATCCAGAAGGAACGTTTCCAGGGCGAGGAAATCGAGGGCTACACGCCGGAGTTCCAGGTCGGCAAGGCCCTGGTCGATGCGGTCTGCAAACCGGACACCATCCTCATGCATCCGCTGCCGCGCGACGGCCGGCCCGGTGCGAACGACCTCAGCACCGACCTGAACCACGACCCGCGGCTGGCGATCTTCCGGCAGACCGACAACGGCATCGCGGTGCGCATGGCGCTGTTCGCCGTGTTGATGGGGGTCGAGGGCCAGGTGGCGCGGTCGATGCGCGATGCCGCCTGGCGTTCCCCCCGGCACGTCGGGCCGGACGATGCCGAGTTCGACGAGCTCTGA
- a CDS encoding VOC family protein, which produces MQNKPVGWFEIYVQDLPRAKAFYEKVFAFQLEPLESPDPSIELIAFPGPMDDSHGCSGALVKMQGGPSGGGSSVIVYFMCQDCAVEAGRVAAAGGQVSKPKFAIGKYGFAALVVDTEGNMIGLHSMQ; this is translated from the coding sequence ATGCAAAACAAACCTGTCGGCTGGTTCGAAATCTACGTGCAGGACCTGCCACGCGCCAAGGCCTTCTACGAGAAGGTCTTCGCCTTCCAGCTCGAACCACTGGAAAGCCCTGACCCATCGATCGAACTCATCGCCTTCCCCGGCCCGATGGACGACAGCCATGGCTGTTCGGGTGCGTTAGTGAAGATGCAGGGCGGACCGTCCGGCGGAGGCAGCAGCGTGATTGTCTACTTCATGTGCCAGGACTGCGCGGTTGAAGCCGGCCGGGTCGCCGCTGCGGGCGGACAGGTCTCCAAACCGAAGTTCGCCATCGGCAAATACGGCTTCGCGGCCCTCGTGGTGGATACCGAAGGCAACATGATCGGGCTGCACTCGATGCAGTGA